From the Falco biarmicus isolate bFalBia1 chromosome 19, bFalBia1.pri, whole genome shotgun sequence genome, one window contains:
- the FAIM2 gene encoding protein lifeguard 2 yields MTQGKLSVNNKPPNSEGQGEKKDNATAPPAPPTYEEATAGEGMKSGVYPPPPSVPLHPSWAYVDPSTSPSYGGGGYPGDTEMLTTFSWDDRNVRRVFIRKVYAILMVQLLVTVVIVAFFTFCEPVKGYIQTHSAWYWASYAVFFVTYLILACCSGPRRYFPWNLILLSIFTLSMAYLTGMLSSYYNTKSVLLCLGITALVCLSVTIFSFQSKFDFTSYQGVLFVMLMVLFFGGIILAVILPYQYVPWLHAIYALLGAIIFTMFLALDTQMLMGNRRYSLNPEEYIFGALNIYLDIIYIFSFFLQFFGSSQE; encoded by the exons ATGACCCAGGGGAAG CTCTCTGTGAACAACAAGCCCCCCAACTctgaggggcagggggagaagaagGACAATGCCACAGCTCCACCAGCTCCTCCGACCTATGAGGAGGCaacagcaggagaagggatgaAGTCTGGTGTTTATCCTCCTCCCCCATCGGTCCCACTCCACCCCAGCTGGGCTTACGTTGACCCCA GCACGAGCCCAAGCTATGGCGGTGGCGGGTACCCAGGGGACACAGAGATGCTCACGACCTTCAGCTGGGATGACAGGAATGTGCGCAGAGTGTTCATCAGGAAG GTTTATGCCATCCTGATGGTCCAGCTCTTGGTCACTGTTGTTATTGTGGCCTTCTTCACCTTCTG TGAGCCGGTCAAGGGGTACATTCAGACGCACTCTGCCTGGTATTGGGCTTCCTA tgctgttttctttgtgacCTACTTGATTCTTGCCTGTTGCTCTGGACCcag GAGGTATTTCCCATGGAATCTGATCCTGCTGAGCATCTTT ACACTCTCCATGGCTTATCTCACTGGGATGCTCTCCAG TTACTACAATACCAAGTCAGTCCTCCTGTGCCTGGGGATCACAGCCCTGGTGTGTCTGTCTGTCACCATCTTCAGCTTCCAGAGCAAG TTTGACTTCACCTCCTACCAGGGCGTCCTCTTCGTGATGCTCATGGTGCTCTTCTTTGGTGGCATCATCCTGGCTGTGATACTGCCCTACCAATAC GTCCCTTGGCTCCACGCGATCTATGCTCTGCTTGGTGCCATTATCTTTACTATG TTCCTGGCACTTGATACCCAGATGCTGATGGGGAATCGTCGGTACTCATTGAACCCAGAGGAATACATCTTTGGAGCCCTCAATATTTATCTGGACATCATCTACatcttctccttcttcctccagttcTTTGGCTCCAGCCAGGAATGA
- the AQP2 gene encoding aquaporin-2, producing the protein MMWELRSVAFTRAVFAEFLATLVFILFGLGSALNWPSASSPSILQIALAFGLAIGTLVQALGHISGAHINPAVTVACLIGSQVSFLRAVFYVVAQLLGGVVGAAILHEITPADSREGLAINKLHNETTTGQAVTVELFLTFQLVLCIFASTDERREDNLGSPALSIGLSVAVGHLLGIRYTGCSMNPARSFAPAVIVGDFSDHWVFWVGPLVGAAAASIIYNYILFPQAKTFSERLAIFKGFEPEEDWAEREVRRRQSVELHSPQTLPRGMSEKV; encoded by the exons ATGATGTGGGAACTGCGATCCGTAGCCTTCACCCGGGCTGTCTTTGCAGAATTTCTGGCAACTTTGGTCTTCATCCTCTTTGGTCTGGGCTCTGCTCTGAACTGGCCCTCAGCTTCCTCCCCAAGCATCCTTCAAATCGCACTGGCTTTCGGCTTGGCCATCGGCACACTGGTCCAAGCCCTGGGGCACATCAGTGGAGCCCACATCAACCCGGCAGTGACGGTGGCTTGCCTCATCGGCTCCCAAGTCTCCTTCCTCCGTGCGGTCTTCTACGTGGTGGCGCAGCTCCTGGGGGGCGTTGTGGGGGCTGCCATCTTACACGAGATCACCCCAGCGGACTCCCGGGAAGGCTTGGCCATCAACAAG ctgcaCAACGAGACGACGACGGGGCAGGCGGTGACCGTCGAGCTCTTCCTCACCTTCCAGCTGGTCCTGTGCATCTTTGCTTCCACCGATGAACGCCGAGAGGACAACCTGGGCTCTCCTGCCCTGTCCATCGGCCTTTCTGTTGCCGTGGGGCATCTCCTTGGG ATCCGTTACACTGGCTGCTCCATGAATCCAGCCAGATCTTTCGCCCCTGCTGTGATAGTTGGAGACTTCAGTGACCACTGG gTCTTCTGGGTGGGCCCCCTGgttggggcagcagcagcctccatcATCTACAACTACATCCTCTTCCCACAAGCCAAAACCTTCTCGGAGAGGCTGGCCATCTTCAAAGGCTTCGAGCCGGAGGAGGACTGGGCAGAGCGTGAGGTCCGGCGGCGGCAGTCAGTGGAGCTTCATTCCCCACAGACCCTGCCGAGGGGGATGTCCGAGAAGGTGTAG